A portion of the Apis mellifera strain DH4 linkage group LG6, Amel_HAv3.1, whole genome shotgun sequence genome contains these proteins:
- the LOC100578161 gene encoding apoptotic chromatin condensation inducer in the nucleus has translation MEIENCEGNKQKLDSPGDTSEYSAPTTTQLMTYKPVKVNLKRSFSSKMLTEKNDIKKEENDANTNNETSVPNKENHDTSEQDLKCIPRKRRWGTTLSTDTAPSFSISTDSLKALVPGARPLSINEVRLSKDDDEDRDHYQISEKWHNSNEGVNDNKSGDENIQKNGTAKKGDAKIDNHIAARRKISIVKEVPHIKSPSPPATKPTNILLIKNLVRPFTLNQIKELLSRTGTIVENGFWMDRIKSKCFVEYANEDQAFETRQALHGISWPVSNPKRLHVEYATKDDMELARELSKDQSIPRKTEPLVPSDSWQQDWNREERTNTKVMVVREWDLGKEDGQQHIKEKEREKKEHDKKRRQRSRSPAVEAHLPAPARKFKKKEDEPPPAKLLDDLFRKTKATPCIYWLPLINEQIVVKEEMRRQHMAEHARRLEEMRRAERNNRNSRRRRSPRK, from the exons ATGGAAATAGAGAATTGTGAAGGAAATAAACAAAAGTTAGACAGTCCAGGAGATACATCGGAATATTCTGCACCAACAACAACTCAGTTAATGACTTATAAGCCTGTGAaagtaaatttgaaaagatcATT TTCTTCGAAAATGTTAAcagagaaaaatgatattaaaaaggaagaaaatgatgcaaatacaaataatgaaacaaGTGTTCCAAACAAg GAAAATCATGATACTAGTGAACaagatttaaaatgtattccaAGAAAACGTCGATGGGGTACTACATTATCTACAGATACTGCaccttcattttcaatttctacaGATTCacttaaa GCATTAGTGCCAGGAGCAAGACCATTGTCGATAAATGAAGTTCGTCTTTCAAAAGATGATGATGAAGATAGAGATCATTATCAGATTAGTGAAAAGTGGCACAATTCTAATGAAGgagtaaatgataataaatctggtgatgaaaatatacaaaaaaatggtACAGCAAAGAAAGGAGATGCAAAAATAGATAATCATATAG CGGCAAGACgaaaaatatctattgttAAAGAAGTGCCACATATAAAATCTCCGAGTCCACCTGCTACAAAACCTACAAATATACTTTTGATCAAAAACTTGGTTCGTCCTTTcactttaaatcaaattaaagagTTACTCTCACGTACTGGTACAATTGTTGAAAATGGATTTTGGATGGATAGAATTAAATCCAAATGTTTTGTAGag TATGCAAATGAGGATCAGGCATTTGAGACAAGACAAGCATTACATGGTATATCCTGGCCTGTTTCAAATCCAAAAAGGCTTCATGTTGAATATGCAACCAAAGATGATATGGAATTGGCGCGAGAATTGTCAAAGGATCAATCTATTCCAAGAAAAACAGAACCTCTTGTACCATCTGATTCATGGCAACAAGATTGGAATCGTGAAGAAAGGACAAATACAaag gTAATGGTAGTTCGAGAATGGGATTTAGGTAAGGAAGATGGCCAACAgcatataaaagagaaagaacgtgaaaagaaagaacatgataaaaaaagacgGCAGAGGAGTCGGAGTCCAGCGGTGGAAGCACATTTGCCAGCTCCAGCCCgtaaattcaaaaagaaagaggatgaGCCACCACCAGCTAAACTTTTAGATGATCTCTTTAGGAAGACAAAAGCAACGCCATGCATATATTGGTTACCACTCATAAATGAACAg ATAGTtgtgaaagaagaaatgagAAGGCAACATATGGCAGAACATGCGCGCAGATTAGAAGAAATGAGACGCGCAGAGAGAAACAACAGAAACAGTCGTCGCCGTCGTAGTCCGAGAAAATAG
- the Kr-h1 gene encoding Krueppel homologous protein 1 (The RefSeq protein has 1 substitution compared to this genomic sequence), translating to MVGYYQMKQITNSTTMSVKNEISTVEPVDPVKSLVCSPDLSVFTSPACGSETPLTNIEEKTYQCLLCQKAFDQKNLYQSHLRSHGKEGEDPYRCNICGKTFAVPARLTRHYRTHTGEKPYQCEYCSKSFSVKENLSVHRRIHTKERPYKCDVCERAFEHSGKLHRHMRIHTGERPHKCTVCSKTFIQSGQLVIHMRTHTGEKPYVCKACGKGFTCSKQLKVHTRTHTGEKPYTCDICGKSFGYNHVLKLHQVAHYGEKVYKCTLCHETFGSKKTMELHIKTHSDSSVVGSPRDSPIEPEIEISQNSVSTGSDKENHKTEEPNDEVATYDNTPRDFPYYMYSREQYSQSHLISNENRDFQTTPTVSVEQPHLFLYPEVSSTYTGFGIQSTDFVGDCSSLLNLPGNDARRRVEAALEAVEEERQREYGIRVERDPILTPPSSNPVSPVPSPDPLDLAIPVRETLILPPRKRCKMILESMEIERNGLIASQRQNSVIQFAKAS from the exons ATGGTGGGTTATTatcaaatgaaacaaattacaaattccaCAACGATGTCGGTCAAGAACGAAATATCGACTGTGGAACCAGTAGATCCTGTGAAAAGTCTCGTATGTAGTCCGGATTTAAGTGTGTTCACTTCACCGGCATGTGGTTCTGAAACTCCGTTAACAAATATCGAAGAGAAGACATACCAGTGTCTGCTGTGTCAGAAAGCCTTTgatcaaaagaatttatatcagAGTCATTTGCGCTCACACGGTAAAGAAGGTGAAGATCCATACCGATGCAATATTTGCGGGAAAACTTTTGCGGTACCTGCGCGACTGACTAGACATTATCGTACGCATACTGGTGAAAAACCGTATCAATGCGAATATTGTAGTAAATCGTTTTCCGTAAAAGAGAATTTAAGCGTTCATCGTCGTATACATACAAAAGAACGGCCTTATAAGTGTGACGTGTGCGAACGCGCGTTTGAACATAGTGGTAAACTACATCGACATATGCGAATTCATACCGGCGAACGGCCGCATAAGTGTACTGTCTGTTCAAAAACGTTCATTCAAAGCGGACAATTAGTAATTCATATGCGCACGCATACCGGAGAAAAACCATACGTTTGCAAAGCATGTGGCAAGGGATTCACTTGCTCAAAGCAACTGAAGGTACATACGCGTACGCATACCGGGGAGAAACCATATACTTGCGACATTTGCGGGAAGTCCTTTGGTTATAATCACGTATTAAAGTTACATCag GTTGCCCATTATGgtgaaaaagtttataaatgtaCATTATGTCACGAAACTTTTGGTTCAAAGAAAACAATGGAGTTACATATTAAAACTCATTCAGACTCATCAGTTGTTGGTTCTCCTCGAGATTCGCCAATTGAACCAGAAATTGAAATCTCACAGAATAGTGTAAGCACTGGCAGTGACAAGGAAAACCACAAGACTGAAGAGCCAAACGATGAAGTTGCTATTTACGATAACACTCCACGTGATTTTccttattatatgtattccaGAGAGCAGTATTCACAATCACATCTCATATCTAATGAAAATAGAGACTTTCAAACAACACCTACTGTCTCTGTTGAACAGcctcatttatttttgtatccaGAAGTTTCTTCAACATACACTGGTTTTGGAATTCAAAGTACTGATTTTGTTGGTGACTGTTCATCTCTTCTCAATTTGCCAGGAAATGATGCTCGTAGAAGAGTCGAGGCTGCATTAGAAGCAGTTGAAGAAGAAAGACAAAGAGAATATGGAATCAGGGTTGAAAGAGATCCAATTCTAACTCCTCCAAGTAGCAATCCTGTGAGTCCTGTACCTTCGCCAGATCCTCTTGATTTGGCGATTCCTGTACGAGAAACATTAATTCTCCCTCCAAGGAAACGGTGTAAAATGATATTAGAATCCATGGAAATTGAAAGGAATGGTCTCATTGCCTCTCAAAGACAGAACTCTGTTATTCAATTTGCAAAAGCATCATAG